tattcagtttgttGTTCAAAGATAAAAGCTCACACATCTTAGCCTGTGAACTTGTTCGGTGGTCTAAATATGTCTGCCACGCCATGTCTTCCCTCCTTCACATAAGCGGAAAATGTGATTTTAGATGAATAGAGTATGACACTCTGTTTCCTTTTGCTCTTCACTCACTGTGGTACTTGGCTTATAAAGCTATCTTTCCCCCCTCCCCATGAACCACTTGAGGATTGTGATTGTTTAGAATACTAATCATCTGATACTTGGCTGTTTTGAGATTATTGACAGCCAATTAACAGATGTGGTGGTTCCCGTTGCAACATTTGACAGCTTTGACAATgaatatctgtctatctgtctgtctgtctatatattagtgctgtcaatcaatcaaaaaaaattactatttaattacactttttttctgcaattaatcaggattaatcctGCCTAGCATCAtagtttttaaatacatttttagattgaaataatttcacattcaatcttcaaattaatgtagaaacaacataaagacagtatatttttaatgttaattttttttttttatggctaaaGGGACTAAAGtaaatatagatgaatccttaaagctacaGATATTCCATTCGAGTTTATTTGTGTACCGCTTTTCATGAtccaaatcattgcaaagcagctttgtagaaaattaaagtttttacattatatttagtaatcaATTATCAGCAGTGACTGTCTCAAGTTGTtgtccatatggcagaaatgtacggtaAAAATCAAGCAGTTAGTTAATGtcatgtaatcaaacagatggtGAACACTATTAACCACAATAATTATATGTTACCATCAATTTTAGATCAGTATTAGAGAAGATAGTGCCCATATTGCTAATAATTTCATTATGTTATTGATTTCCTACTTTTTCTattgttctttgattaatagacaTCATAGCAGCTGGGTTATTAGGTTAtttggctgctattactttaagagcaAAGTCACATTAACTCAGCATACTTTACCTCACTGAGATAATGTAATGAAGTAAAATGTTCATTGTTGTtctgaaaaaacacaaaatgttctgaaagtactgaaataaaacattgtgttttaagtatatttatcaGCTGTTCCAGCTGCAATGTTTATTGAGATTTTGGATTTCCATCTTTTTTTCCCAGTTACTAGAGGTCAATGGACAAAACTTCGAAAATGTGCCGTTATCCAAAGCCAACGAGATTCTCAAAAACAACACGCACCTGTCCATTACTGTGAAAACCAATCTCTTAGGTAAGCTACACTGGCTGAAATAACCACAGCTGCACAGACTGTTATTTAGACCCAACACAAATTGCCAGTCAGCTCTTTCATCTTCAGTAAGGGACAGTGTATCTGTAGTTCATTTTGTAAGGCTGTTTGTTGCTTGAAAATGTCACATGGCATTGTCAAACTCATTGTCTCTGTGCTGTGTTCCCTGCTCTTAGTGTTTAAGGAGCTACTGGCCAGGCCTGACCAGGACCAGGAGCTAGAACAGGAGGAGGAGCCAGACAGGAAGAACGGGGCACCTCACATCCCCAAAATTGGGGACATTAAGAAAGCCAGCCGCTACTCCATCCCTGACCTGGCTGTGGATGTGGAGCAGGTCATGGGCCTTGAGAAAGCTAGTAAGAAAGCCAAGGCCAACACCGTAGGTGGCAGAAACAAGCTGAAGAAGATCTTTGACAAAACACTGACCAGTATTCTTCCACCCAAACCTTACAAGTAAGCTGAGCTTGATGCATTAAAGCTCTCTTCGTGATTTGGTTCCCTGTGGTGTATAACTCTTCTGGTTTGTACACAGTGATGTTGGTGTGGGACAGTCACAGGATGACAGTATTGTGGGGCTAAAGCAGTCAAAGCAGATCCCTCCTGCCCTTCCTGTAAGTGGAAACCTTTCATCAAGCAACCCTGACCTGCTGCAGTCACACCATCGCATACTCGACTTCAACAACCAGCCTGGTAAGACACTTAATCTGGTTTAGCAAAGTAAGACATTTTACTGCATTAACATAGATGCTGGTTCTGAAACAACAGTCTAATCATCCACTCTCATGCTAGGGTTAGCTTTAGGGGTTAAGGTTAGGCTGTGGCTTTAAGCTGGTCTTAAGGGGTGAACATCATTTTTATCAATTCTTTCATTTTCTCAGTGATTGGGTAAGCCAATAATCATTTGatccaataattttttttctactaGGTTAGAAAGCCTTTATACGAGAGAACAGACGTTGAGTCAGTAAAGCTCAGCTGAGatctttaaatgaatagtttaaaaatattattgcaatgtcTTACTGTGCGCTCACCTTTAGGGCATCTAATGAACATTTCACAGAAGTTTATTCTCAGTACATGCATATTTAATAAGATGCTTATGCTGTCCTGAATGTCCTCTTTCAGAAGCAGTCCCTATAAGTAAGTATTTGATCTTATCCTCTTAGAGGTTCCTCAACTACTTTCATTTTCCTAATCACAATCTTCTTCAGGGCACTTCTCTGCTCTGACATTGATTTTGCCATCTCAATTTATGTAGAACGAATTGGTACTCAATCAACCCTTAATTTATAAACACTGCATTTGGTGGGGTTCATCAAAATTCATTCgttaaatgaatgttgttcaaatGAATGTTGCTTTCACACTAGAGGTTTTGTTGCAGCAAGAGATTGATTGAcctgtgcaatcaaaaatgtgcaaaaagcTCCTGTTAATAGTTTAATGTTAAAGTCAGTAGGTTTAAGTGATGATTTAGAGATacataaatatgtttacataaaTAAAGGCAAATTAATTACATTGATTGTCCAAAACTGTAATTCAGATTCTGACTTAAACATAGTAAGTGTGAAAGTGACAGTTCAGATGTGGTGTAAAATGGGTAACGCATAAGTGGTTTCCACCTAGATGAAGACTATATTATTGGGTGTTGGTTAATAAAAGGGTTAAGTATGTGGGTTTAAGCCATTCCTATGTTCTTTAGACATGTCAGACCAGGTATTGAGAGTGTTCAAGGCAGACCAGCAAAGTCGGTACATCATGATTGGGAAGGACACCACAGCAAAAGAAGTCGTAGCTCAGGCCATCCGAGAGTTTGCCTTGACCGCTGCTCCTGAAGCATATTCGTTGTGTGAAGTGTCAGTCACTCCTGAGGGTGTCATCAAGCAGCGGCGACTCCCAGAGCAACTCTCCAAACTGGCTGACAGGATCCAGCTGAGTGGCAGGTGCTGCCTTAGAGCCCTTGTGGCCATTTTGTTCAATTTTCTGTAGTATAATGGTGTCAGATCGCACAGAATATCCGTTGACCTCTCGTTTAACATGTAGGTACTACCTGAAAAGCAACATGGAGACAGAGACACTGTGCTCGGATGAAGATGCCCAGGAACTGCTAAGGGAGAGCCATATTAGCCTGCTGCAGCTTAGCACGGTGGAAGTGGCGACCCAGCTGTCCATGCGCGCATTTGAGCTGTTCTGTGCCATCGAGCCCACAGAGTATATTGATGACCTGTTCAAGCTGAAAACTCGCCTAACCGGACCCCCCAGCCTCAAGCTCTTTGAGGATGCTATCAATCGGGAGACCTTCTGGGTTGCCACAGAGGTGGTCCGTGAGCCCAACCAGCTCAAACGCATGAAGATCATCAAGCACTTCATAAAGATCGCACTGCATTGCCGCGAGTGCAAGAACTTCAACTCCATGTTTGCCATCATCAGGTAGAAAGAGGCTTCATTTTAAGAGGCAAAAAAAATTAAGGGTTAAATTGAAGACCTCTTAAGTGTGTTAAATTTTTTTGGAGTCCCAATTAACAATGACATTTTGTGTCTTTTCCAGTGGTCTGAACTTGGCACCGGTGTCCAGACTGAGAGGCACATGGGAGAAATTGCCCAGCAAATATGAGAAGCTGTTTAGTGATCTTCAAGATCTATTTGATCCTTCCAGGAATATGGCAAAGTACCGGAATCTTCTGAACAGCCAGAACCTGCAGCCACCCATCATCCCACTGTTCCCTGTAATCAAGAAGGATCTCACCTTCCTGCATGAAGGTAAGACAACAGTAGGTGATGAcatatatgtgtttgtttattattgaACTGTCTAGTTTTTggtaataacattaaaatatatatatatatatatatatatatatatatatatatatatatatatatatatatatatatatatatatatatatatataattttttttttttttttttttttttttaaacagtctcAAAAGTCCCTAACCATCCACATTTATGTGTAGCACTTACAACTCTGCATTGCCTTCCTAAATTTGTTTCAGACTAGGATCTTTTCTGTTTAATCTTCTAGGCCATTGCACTGTACAAGCAAAAACCAAAATCCAGAATGGTGATTGACAAGTTGATTAATTTCATCTGGCAGCACAAAGCTCTGTAAAGATCCTTGCACACTGAGTTCACAGAAATTGGTGGGCTTCTTTTTAATACATGGCTCTAGAATCACTGGGAGAGCATCCAACTGAGCCACTGACATCCTGAAGTAAACTTTGAATCACTAGTGATAATCCCTATATCTCAGGATTGGATGGAtccaatatttcctttctttttctattttaagaagAGAGAGGACAACCAAATCATCCTCACCTTAAGAAGACttcattttgtattgttttgctaattttttaGCAACGCATATGCATTGGACTCAGTGTGCAAGGTTCCTGTTCGTGACAAATGTTTAGGTTGAcgatataaaaaaacacatacaaatatttCTGACTCCATGTGCAAGGACCTTAACTGTTTATGCGGTGCATTTAATGCAAGGTTTGTGCCTTTAAGGCACCGTTGCAAAAACTGTCCATTTTGAGAGTGTGAAATATgatcatgacaaaaaaaaaaatatatatatatatatatataaatatatgatatgaGCCTTTTCTTTATTGTCCACCCTAGGAAATGACTCGAAGGTGGACGGTTTGGTGAACTTTGAGAAACTGCGGATGATTGCTAAAGAGATCAGACATGTAGGCCGAATGGCAGCTGTAAACATGGACCCTGCTCTGATGTTCAGAACCAGGCGAGTGCCTTTCTGTTCTGACTGCTACAATGACTTCTTTGCCCTTCTTTCTGGCTTGACTCTTCGCACCACTGAGTAGCTTTTAGTGCCCACTCACTGCGATGTGTACAGCTCTCACCACACGCTTCTACACACAGGCCTTTTCCGAAGGTTTTTTGATATGTTGAAGTAATGTTTACGTACAAGACAGTTAAACCATTTTGTATGTTACTCTCTGTCTGCATTATTATCAGATAAGTTAGTGTCTCTCTTTTGGTCTCTGGTGCACCTTACCTTGGTACCCTTGGTCTGTTTCTCCTCATCTAAGTgtgtctccctctctttctctcatggGCTATCTCTCTCCCCCATTTCTCTCTATGTCCACCCTCTCTGCCCCACGCTTCACTATTCATGGCTCTCCCTTATAGGAAGAAGAAATGGAGGAGTTTAGGGTAAGTATGGTGAACTCTCACCTTTGACCTCACGTGTCCCCCTTCCTTTAATTTGGGCTGGCTCCTCACCAtccattatttgtatttttctggtTCATTTGAGAATGCTTCTGCTCTGACGGATCCCATCCAAGCATTTGACCGCCATCACTTTTGCTAATCAGGGTCATTGAAAACACTCACCTCATTCTAAAATACATCCCAATGTTTCTGTTGTATAATTACcatagattttttaatgtttcacaaaCATGACCCCTCTAGTGTGCATGAATTTATTTACAGTTGTTTGGTTCCTgctcatttattcatttgatacCCCATGATCCATTTTTAGCAAAAGTGATTTAACGTGCCCCTTCCAGCTGAACTACTTACAATAGTTGCACGCTTTTTAagtatttgctgtttttttttctttatattaaaaaattgtGATTAATGGTATGTGTAAATTCAAACATAACCTTGTGTAAGATTTTATAAACCTACTATGCACAGTTCAcctttaaacataaaataaatggttaaaaaaaactatagttaaagaaaaaacatgaCCAAAAATAATAGCATACAAAAATGATCTGTTATTTTATCCCAAAACTCATGCAAAGTTTAAGCACTCtacttctgttgttttatttaacatcCAGTTTTTATTTAACTGCCTGATTGGCTGAGATTTTAAATGCATggaatgtttggaagctgcaaggAATGCAACTTActgcatgtcaaaaaaaaatgcaaccaaTCCTGCATCAGCACACTACCCACTTTTAAAGTCAGCCCTCATCTTTAACGATAATATTTGTGTGCGTTTAGGTCACTCAGCCAGGGGAGTGCCAATGCGGCCGTCCTGGATGTAACCCAGACGGGCGGGCACAAGAAGCGGGTCAGACGGAGTTCCTTCCTCAATGCCAAGAAGCTGTATGAGGATGCACAGATGGCACGCAAGGTCAAACAATACCTGTCCAACCTCACCCTTGAAACGAATGAGGAGAGCTTGCAGACACTCTCAATTCAGTGTGAGCCTTCAGTCAACACATGTGAGTAGCATGCAAGCACCCACATGTTTAGTTGAATATGTTTAGTTGAATATGTATTTGTCTTGTATATATCATCACAGTGCCGAAGAGTTCCGGGGACAGGAAAAGACCCGACACATCGCCTGTAGTTGCACGGGCCGCCGCTCACCAGCGCCAGCAGCTTCAGAAAGCCAACCAGGGGCTTCAAGTGCCTGCCGTAGCCCTTTACCCATCACGCAAGAAAGTGCCAGTCAAAGACTTGCCACCATTTGGTAAGATCACCACATTGATTTAGCATAAACATGATCAGCTACTACATTATATGTTACTGGTGCTCATAAGGATCTTACTGTATTTTCACAGGCACAAGCTCACCACAGTCTCTGAAGAAGATACTGTCCCTTTCAGAGGAGGCAGGAGAGAGACACAGGAAACAGACAGAGGATAATGTGTCCAACAATTCCTCACAACTGTCATCTCCTCCTACTTCTCCTCACAGCTCACCTAAGAAAGGTAAGCATACTCCGAAGACACACTCACTGGGGCACATTTAAATGTTTCTCCAACCTCTGTTCTTTGCACACTCGATTTGCTCTCTAAAATTAACTTATCAGTAAAGGGTGGAATCAGAGCCTTAGCATGAAGTGAACTATATTGTCAGACAGCTGCTCTGTTATCTAGCGCCCCCTAGTGCCAACATGTTTTCATGGCTGATTTTATGTGTTgagactgccatctagtggtaaaAATATCACACTTGGGAAATGAAATATCCTGACAAGGTTTACATGTgttttttccaaaacattttagaACACTGCTTGTCTCTTTTTTCATTACTGTAACACTGGTTAGTGTCTACACCAACTGCTAAAGTCCGTCTACACTAGACGCGACAAAAAGACCATTTTGTGTCAATATGTCATAAATATAATGTAGCAGCAGTTTTCTTTCTGGGATTTGTCGTGCCATGTTCGGTGTAGACGACagcactgattataatgagttctaTACACTGATCTATATTGGTTCTATAGTATTCTGCCGCGCCGCTGGCGTCCAGTGTACACACGATGTAAAGATACAAAGCTCCACTTTCCATATCTACTTTtacatttgcatcacataacaTTTCTGTCTCTCATCATTCACGTGTTTTACCCTGTATTCAGCCATTGCATCTATAAGAAGCCACAGTATGAAGGGGTTTTCCTCCTCTTGTAGAAAATCACCAACAGGTAACAGGTCCTGGATGCAGATTAAAGCTGAGAGAGTTCACACAAGCATCATTATTGCTGTGTCTCAAGATTTAGTGAGCTGCCCACTCAAACATCATTTAGAGTATATCACCATTCAAAAACTTGGGGTTGGTAaggttttggaattttttttaagtcttatgtTCAACAAGGGGCAGatttatctgattaaaaaaaaaaagtatatacatttacaGAACCCAAAACATTTCATCCCTTTGTGGTATTGGTTGCTTTCATAGTATTTCTTGTTTACAGTTATATATTTCCATCCCTTGATTAAACCctttagtattaatattaaatgttatttttgtgttttgttttacattgttaGTTGGAGGTTccacaaattattttatacatttctaaatatcAGAAGTGCTGACATTTGGGTGAACTCTCTCACCAAGTCTAGACAGTGTTTTGCTCCTGTTGTAGCTGGCAGAGGCAAgctagtagctgtgtgtgtgtgtgtgtgtgtgtgtgtgtgtgtgtgtgtgtgtgtgtgtgtgtgtgtgtgtgtgtgtgtgtgtgtgtgtgtgtgtgtgtgtgtgtgttactgaagCAACTGCCTGGTTTTGATTAGCTAATCTAAGAAAGGGGTGACTCTATTGTTTCGAGTTGAACCTCTGAAACCCTGGATACAACCTCTTATTTATTGCACTTATTATTGTATTGTCAATTTAATCATGATGTAAACAATAAGGCTTATCATCCATAAGTAGATGCAGGCATACAGTGTGAGCACTGACATAATATCTCACAGATATTcaatagctctgttccaaaatcttGTATGCTGCATTTTAAGACTGCATTTTAATCCTTCAAAGTCAAGGCATTCCATAATGCACTGTGACAAgttcagtaaaaacaaaaaaacaaaaacaaatttgttataaatatatttctgttttattcagAAGTCGAAAGTAACTCTACAATAGTTGGTTGGCAGCAAAGTAGCTCCATATATTCTGGAACAAAATATTTTAGGTAGAAAGTGGCAATTATAGAATGGGGTACTGCAGGGCTCTGTATTAAGGCCAAACCATTTTCTGATCATGTCATTCTGTGTACTCATGTGCCAGGTTATGGAAGAGCAGGTGACTACCTGTCGGACTCTGGCCACAGTGAGATCTCCTCACGCTCCAGTCTGGTGAGCACCTCCTCCCTGGATATGGGACCAGATGACCGCAGGCATCGATATGGAGTAATAGCTGGGGAGGCTCATGGCAGTAGCCACCGGCTAGAACGCAGGGCTACTGCTGATCCCGACCAGTACAGCTTGGGGTAAGCACTTCTCATTACCTTCAACTTACAACTTTCAACTAGTTGTATTGTTGCCTAAATCACTAGTCAGTTATTTGGTCTAAAGACGCCCTGGGTCAGTTATGTTGGTTTTGGGCTCATCTGACCCCAGTCGAATATGTACTAACATAATACACATTCTTGTGTTTAAAAGCAGATAGTCAGAGTACATTAGAATGATTATAGGTTTCTTGAGAAatatgaaaccattttttttttaaacggggCACTCAAAAATAAAGCATTCTATTAAACAAATAGCAAGTCTATATTAAGTTACAGTACCATTGTTTACCATCATGGCCTAGTCCTGCCAATGCAGAGTAAAAATTAAACCCTTCTGGATTCTTCTACCCTTTCTTCTTTCAGGTCCTACTCATCAATGCAGGACTGCCGGGGTCTGTATGCGGGCGCCACTGTGCTGTCTTCCCCCAGTTCAGAGGAGCTTACCCAGGACCAAGGTGACCGGGTGTCTCTCGATGCTGCTGATTCTGGTCGTGGCAGCTGGACCTCATGTTCCAGCGGCTCCCATGACAACATTCAGACCATGCAGCAGGGGCGTAGCTGGGAGGCACTTGCAGAGGGTGCAGGGCTTTGGGGAAGCAGAGGAAGCTGGGCGTCTGCCTGCTCCTCTTCGTCCTCTGTGGCATGTTGGGGTGAGGACTCTGAGGGAGACACAGGCACCATCAAGCGGAGAGGAGGGAGGGATGTGACCACAGACCCAGAGACCAGCAGCATCACCTCCACTGGTTCAGAAGAGTCCAGACAGCATAGTCGACGCCCCTCACCCATCACTGCAGGCAACACCAAAGCTGTGATCAGTAAGAGTCGCCACATTAaccaagggatagttcacccaaaaatgattattttgatatttacttaaCCTCATATTGATCGATTGCAATATATTctcttattttttacatataccatattttccagactataattcacactttttttcatagtatggctggtcctgcgacttatagtcaggtgcgacttatttatcaaaattaatttgacatgaaccaagagaaatgaaccaagagaaaacattgcggtctacagctgcgagagagCGCTCAGGGCTgaagactgtaatgttttctcttggttcttgattctaaataaatgcaacttatagtccagtgtgacttatatatgtttttttcctcatcttgacgtatttttggacttctactcaggtgcgacttatagtccgaaaacgGTAACTCAAAAATTAGAAGCATCAAATAGCTTTTTCATTAAGCATCATTTAAAAGTTACCATTTCTGCTAGTTTCATAATAGGCAAAAAAAACGTACAATACTTTTCATTGAGGAACATTTTGTTATTAAGCTGTTATTTACTGAAAGTTTCGCCTTATGATACTTTTTGGTGATCATGTGAGGTTGGACATCAAACTGTCTGGTGCTTAGTACTCAAAAGTTGGGTAAAGATTTTGATTTTGGGGtaacacttttaaatgaaaatgttgcatcaattactcaccctgatgttgtTTCGAATTCGAAGACCTttttcatcttctgaacacaaagaaagatatttttgatgaaatccgagagctttctggccATGCCTAGACAGCAAGGCATATGCAAGTGATGCTGTTGACATAGAACACTGCGCCTTGTTTACATGCAAAGGAATGCACACGCATGGTAATCTCGTTAATGGCGGTGGACAGTCCCGTGAAAGAAGAAATTGCTGAATAAAgacatatttgtcattttttttttgcacaccaaCAAGTGTTCTCGTAAGTACATAAAATTaagtttgaaccactgatgtcacatggactattttaacaatgtcctcacTATGTTTCTGTATCTTGACAGTGGTGGtaaccttgctgtctatggagtgTCAAAAAAGCTCTCtgatttcctcaaaaatattgtaatttgtgTTACGAAGATGAACTAAGTTCTTTTGGGTTTAGAATGatgtaagggtgagtaattaatgacagaatttagaattttgggtgaactatccctttaagagtaaCTACACCAAGTTATATTTCCTAACCTATCTGCTGTGTTTACACTTTTCAAATGTTGAAGTCATGATTCTTGCATGAAAAACACATTCACAACGATTTAACTAACATTTGAAAATGAACCATAGAGTAGAAACGAACACTTCAAGGTGGAATAACACAACAAACTACCTACAAGTGATCCTTCCTGATCTAGTGCATGTTTGCATGTGTCCGTCCACTTGTGTGAGAAGTGTTACGGATATTAAACGGATCTTTGGTGTCCGTCTACTTCCTCAGCACGGAAGGACGGTCGTTACCGGGATCCTCCTCCCACACCGCCCGGCTACACGGCACTGAGTATCACAGACGTAACTGAGGGTACGGCTCACTCGGGCAGGAGACCACCAGACTACACCACCGCCTTGCAGCGCTCCCGTCTTGTCACACATTCCCCCGACTCCCACCACCCCCCAGCTGCGGGAAAACCCACCCATTCGCTGGACCCCCGTGGCCGAGAcgaggaggagccagaggaggtGGAAGAGGAGGGTGAGTGCTTGTCTCCCAAACTCAGAGCTCAAAGGAGGAGAGGTCCACACACAGCAGTTCCCCCCAGGCCATGAGTTACATACACCACCCCAACAGGAAGGTAAAACATCCCAAACTCCAGTTACttccacactcacacactccacGCACACTCACGTACACCAGTCATGGTCTCTGCATGCCAGGAGGACAGCTCCTTCACCTGCCCGCCATCACCAACCACCAACGCATCTCACACAGT
This DNA window, taken from Carassius auratus strain Wakin chromosome 14, ASM336829v1, whole genome shotgun sequence, encodes the following:
- the LOC113114031 gene encoding rap guanine nucleotide exchange factor 2-like isoform X11; its protein translation is MIVVDYMDENEEYFQRQASHRQSRRRFRKINQKGERQTIIDTVEPYPTGKPPVARGYHTECVKAQLPADFSRLHLADGIHPQVTHVSSSHSGCSITSDSGSSSLSDIYQMLLSKSSYSSAFKATESEPCDMDLSGLPETAVDSEEDDDEEDIERASDPLMSRDIVRDCLEKDPMDRTDDDIEQLLEFMHQLPAFANMTMSVRRELCAVMVFAVVERAGTVVLNDGEELDSWSVILNGSVEVTHPDGRTEILCMGNSFGVSPTMEKEYMKGVMKTKVDDCQFVCIAQQEYCCILNQVEKNMQKVEEEGEIVMVKEHRELDRTGTRKGHIVIKGTPERLTMHLVEEHSVVDPTYIEDFLLTYRTFLPSPMVVGKKLLEWFHDSSLRDKVTRVVLLWVNNHFNDFEGDSAMTHFLEEFEYNLDREKMCGHLRLLNIACAAKAKLRVVTLTKPSREAPLSFTLLGGSEKGFRIFIDSVEPGSKAAEAGLKRGDQLLEVNGQNFENVPLSKANEILKNNTHLSITVKTNLLVFKELLARPDQDQELEQEEEPDRKNGAPHIPKIGDIKKASRYSIPDLAVDVEQVMGLEKASKKAKANTVGGRNKLKKIFDKTLTSILPPKPYNDVGVGQSQDDSIVGLKQSKQIPPALPVSGNLSSSNPDLLQSHHRILDFNNQPEAVPINMSDQVLRVFKADQQSRYIMIGKDTTAKEVVAQAIREFALTAAPEAYSLCEVSVTPEGVIKQRRLPEQLSKLADRIQLSGRYYLKSNMETETLCSDEDAQELLRESHISLLQLSTVEVATQLSMRAFELFCAIEPTEYIDDLFKLKTRLTGPPSLKLFEDAINRETFWVATEVVREPNQLKRMKIIKHFIKIALHCRECKNFNSMFAIISGLNLAPVSRLRGTWEKLPSKYEKLFSDLQDLFDPSRNMAKYRNLLNSQNLQPPIIPLFPVIKKDLTFLHEGNDSKVDGLVNFEKLRMIAKEIRHVGRMAAVNMDPALMFRTRKKKWRSLGSLSQGSANAAVLDVTQTGGHKKRVRRSSFLNAKKLYEDAQMARKVKQYLSNLTLETNEESLQTLSIQCEPSVNTLPKSSGDRKRPDTSPVVARAAAHQRQQLQKANQGLQVPAVALYPSRKKVPVKDLPPFGTSSPQSLKKILSLSEEAGERHRKQTEDNVSNNSSQLSSPPTSPHSSPKKGYGRAGDYLSDSGHSEISSRSSLVSTSSLDMGPDDRRHRYGVIAGEAHGSSHRLERRATADPDQYSLGSYSSMQDCRGLYAGATVLSSPSSEELTQDQGDRVSLDAADSGRGSWTSCSSGSHDNIQTMQQGRSWEALAEGAGLWGSRGSWASACSSSSSVACWGEDSEGDTGTIKRRGGRDVTTDPETSSITSTGSEESRQHSRRPSPITAGNTKAVITRKDGRYRDPPPTPPGYTALSITDVTEGTAHSGRRPPDYTTALQRSRLVTHSPDSHHPPAAGKPTHSLDPRGRDEEEPEEVEEEGECLSPKLRAQRRRGPHTAVPPRP
- the LOC113114031 gene encoding rap guanine nucleotide exchange factor 2-like isoform X12; the protein is MKPLVSGGGHGVSSQADKSPLPADFSRLHLADGIHPQVTHVSSSHSGCSITSDSGSSSLSDIYQMLLSKSSYSSAFKATESEPCDMDLSGLPETAVDSEEDDDEEDIERASDPLMSRDIVRDCLEKDPMDRTDDDIEQLLEFMHQLPAFANMTMSVRRELCAVMVFAVVERAGTVVLNDGEELDSWSVILNGSVEVTHPDGRTEILCMGNSFGVSPTMEKEYMKGVMKTKVDDCQFVCIAQQEYCCILNQVEKNMQKVEEEGEIVMVKEHRELDRTGTRKGHIVIKGTPERLTMHLVEEHSVVDPTYIEDFLLTYRTFLPSPMVVGKKLLEWFHDSSLRDKVTRVVLLWVNNHFNDFEGDSAMTHFLEEFEYNLDREKMCGHLRLLNIACAAKAKLRVVTLTKPSREAPLSFTLLGGSEKGFRIFIDSVEPGSKAAEAGLKRGDQLLEVNGQNFENVPLSKANEILKNNTHLSITVKTNLLVFKELLARPDQDQELEQEEEPDRKNGAPHIPKIGDIKKASRYSIPDLAVDVEQVMGLEKASKKAKANTVGGRNKLKKIFDKTLTSILPPKPYNDVGVGQSQDDSIVGLKQSKQIPPALPVSGNLSSSNPDLLQSHHRILDFNNQPEAVPINMSDQVLRVFKADQQSRYIMIGKDTTAKEVVAQAIREFALTAAPEAYSLCEVSVTPEGVIKQRRLPEQLSKLADRIQLSGRYYLKSNMETETLCSDEDAQELLRESHISLLQLSTVEVATQLSMRAFELFCAIEPTEYIDDLFKLKTRLTGPPSLKLFEDAINRETFWVATEVVREPNQLKRMKIIKHFIKIALHCRECKNFNSMFAIISGLNLAPVSRLRGTWEKLPSKYEKLFSDLQDLFDPSRNMAKYRNLLNSQNLQPPIIPLFPVIKKDLTFLHEGNDSKVDGLVNFEKLRMIAKEIRHVGRMAAVNMDPALMFRTRKKKWRSLGSLSQGSANAAVLDVTQTGGHKKRVRRSSFLNAKKLYEDAQMARKVKQYLSNLTLETNEESLQTLSIQCEPSVNTLPKSSGDRKRPDTSPVVARAAAHQRQQLQKANQGLQVPAVALYPSRKKVPVKDLPPFGTSSPQSLKKILSLSEEAGERHRKQTEDNVSNNSSQLSSPPTSPHSSPKKGYGRAGDYLSDSGHSEISSRSSLVSTSSLDMGPDDRRHRYGVIAGEAHGSSHRLERRATADPDQYSLGSYSSMQDCRGLYAGATVLSSPSSEELTQDQGDRVSLDAADSGRGSWTSCSSGSHDNIQTMQQGRSWEALAEGAGLWGSRGSWASACSSSSSVACWGEDSEGDTGTIKRRGGRDVTTDPETSSITSTGSEESRQHSRRPSPITAGNTKAVITRKDGRYRDPPPTPPGYTALSITDVTEGTAHSGRRPPDYTTALQRSRLVTHSPDSHHPPAAGKPTHSLDPRGRDEEEPEEVEEEGECLSPKLRAQRRRGPHTAVPPRP